The region TTTGGTCCATGACGCGATTCCGGTACCGCTTAGACGGGCGGAAAGTATATCGTCAACAAGCTTGAATTTGGGACGTAAAATATTGGCATGCAGACGCATATGATCATATATGTTTTTTGTGTTTTTAAAATATCTGACGTGTCTAAGCTGATTTATTTTATCATATCCTATCGTTCTTATGGAAAGGCGGGAAGAAACCAGCTTTATATTTGCTTTGGACATTGCGGCAAATGCGATTCCTGCTCCGGCGAATGTTATTTTTGACGTAGAAGTGAACATAAATAATTCGTCTTCCTTGCCGCGTACTTTGAGCTCGTCAAAAAGATTCAATAGATGGTCGCTTTCGGCGTTAAGGTCATGTATAACATAAGAATTATCCCAGAATATTCTAAAGTCCTTTGCTTTCGGAGACATTTCGGCAAATCTTCTGACTACATTGTCGGAAAAGGTGACTCCGGTAGGATTGGAATATTTCGGAACACACCAAATACCTTTAATGGACTCGTCGTTTTCACATAATGAGCAAACCTCGTCCATATCGGGACCGTCGCTATTCATTTTTACAGTCAGCATTTCTATGCCCAACATTTCGCATATTGCAAAATGCCTGTCATATCCGGGAGCTGGACAAATAAATTTAATCCTTTTGCTTTGCGCGGTCCAGGGTGTGCTTTCAGAATATCCGTAAAGCATCCCGTCAGCTACGAGATCGTACATCAAATTAAGCGAGGAATTGCCGGCGGCGATGATTTCATCCTTTTCAGCTCCGATTATCGGCGCGAAAATATCTTTTATTTCGTCTATTCCTGTGAGACCGCCATAATTTCTTACATCAAGAGAAGAAGCGGCAAAATCAGAATCGGGACCGATGACTGAAAGCATGTCGCGGGTCAGGTCAAGCTGTTCCGCGCACGGACGTCCGCGCGACATGTTAAGCTTAAGCTTTTGTGAAACATAACCGTCATATACAGCTTTTGATTCAGACATAACCGATTCAAGAGCCTGGCGGGACATTGAAGAATAAATTAAACTCATATGTTTTCCTCATATATTATTAAATACAGACATTAATGTGGTAAATTAAAACTCTGCGTTCCCGACTGTGCGCGGATATGCGCATACATCGCGGATATTTGAAATTCCAGTTAGATACATCACAAGGCGTTCGAATCCGAGCCCATAACCGGAATGGGTGACTGAGCCATATTTGCGCAGATCAAGATACCACCAGTAATCTTCTTTTTTCATGCCAAGCTCGTCCATGCGTTCTGTAAGTAGGTCATACCTTTCTTCACGCTGGCTGCCTCCGATAAGCTCTCCTATTCCGGGAACGAGCATATCCATTGCGGCGACAGTCTTGCCGTCCGGATTCTGACGCATATAAAAAGCTTTTATGTCCTTTGGATAATCAGTGACAAAAACAGGACGGCCGAAAATCTTTTCAGTGAGATAACGTTCATGCTCAGTTTGAAGATCGATTCCCCATGAAACCGGATAATCAAATTTATTGCCGCTTTCAATTAGAAGCTTTATTGCTTCGGTATAAGTGATGTGACCGAAATCGCTGTCTTTAAGCTTGTTGAGTCGTTCGATAAGACTTGTATCAACAAAAGAATTGAAAAATTCAATATCCTGAGAACAAGTTTCGAAAACATAATTGACAACATATTTGATCATTTCCTCTGCGTTTTTCATATTGTCGTCGAGATCTGCGAATGCCATTTCCGGTTCCATCATCCAGAATTCCGCTGCGTGACGCTGAGTATTGGAGTTTTCAGCGCGGAAAGTCGGACCGAAGGTATATATATTTGAATAGGCCATTGCGTATGTTTCTCCGTTAAGCTGACCGGAAACTGTGAGGTTGGCCGAACGTTTGAAAAAATCTTTGGAATAATCCACTCCACCTTTTTCGTCAAGCGGTATGTTTTTAAGATCCAAAGTCGTCACTCTGAACATTTCGCCCGCGCCTTCGCAGTCACTTGCGGTAATTATCGGAGTGTTGACGTAAACAAATCCGTTTTCCTGGAAAAATTTATGGATTGCAAAAGCCGCCGCGGAGCGAACTCTGAAAACGGCGTTGAATAGATTGCTTCTCGGACGAAGATGAGCTATTTCACGCATGAATTCGAGTGTGTGACGCTTTTTTTGAAGCGGATATTCGGGAGATGATATACCTTCAATCTTTATTTCGGAAGCATTCAGCTCAAACGGCTGCTTAGCTTCGGGAGTTATGACGACTGCGCCTGTAATAACGAGAGAAGCGCCGATGTTCTGCTTGGCAATATCGACATAATTTTGCACTTTACCGGTTTCGAATACTATTTGAAGATTTTTAAAACAGCTTCCGTCGTTGAGCTCGATAAAGCCGAACTGATTGCTGGCCCGTATGGTTCTTATCCATCCCGCTACGGTTATATTTTTACCGGAAAATTCTTCCGGAGCGGCATAAAGACTTTTTATTCTTGTTCTCGGTGTAAACATAATGTCCTCTTCATGAGTTATTTATTTTCACTGTAATTTGCTTTTCTGATTTCACCACGCATAATTTTTGCGCTCGTGGTTTTCGGGAGCTCTTTGACAAATTCGATTATACGGGGATATTTATATGGAGCCGTGACCTTTTTAACATGCTCCTGAAGTTCTTTTTTCAGCTCCTCGCTCGGGAGATAATTTTTTGTAAGAACCACTGTTGCTTTGACCACCTGACCTCTGATCGGATCAGGGGCGGCGGTGACCGCGCATTCAAGAACACCAGGATGCGTAGCCAGAGCGCTTTCTACTTCGAACGGACCAATACGGTATCCGGAGCATTTTATTATATCGTCGTTTCTTCCTTCAAACCAAAGATATCCGTCGGAATCGCGCCATGCCATATCGCCGGTATTATATCCGCCGTTTTTAAATGAATGAGCCATTGCGTCAGGAGAGCGGTAATATTCGTGGAAAAGTCCTGTCGGATGGTATTTATCGACATTTTTGACAACGATAGAGCCGACGATGCCGTCT is a window of Oscillospiraceae bacterium DNA encoding:
- the asnS gene encoding asparagine--tRNA ligase — protein: MFTPRTRIKSLYAAPEEFSGKNITVAGWIRTIRASNQFGFIELNDGSCFKNLQIVFETGKVQNYVDIAKQNIGASLVITGAVVITPEAKQPFELNASEIKIEGISSPEYPLQKKRHTLEFMREIAHLRPRSNLFNAVFRVRSAAAFAIHKFFQENGFVYVNTPIITASDCEGAGEMFRVTTLDLKNIPLDEKGGVDYSKDFFKRSANLTVSGQLNGETYAMAYSNIYTFGPTFRAENSNTQRHAAEFWMMEPEMAFADLDDNMKNAEEMIKYVVNYVFETCSQDIEFFNSFVDTSLIERLNKLKDSDFGHITYTEAIKLLIESGNKFDYPVSWGIDLQTEHERYLTEKIFGRPVFVTDYPKDIKAFYMRQNPDGKTVAAMDMLVPGIGELIGGSQREERYDLLTERMDELGMKKEDYWWYLDLRKYGSVTHSGYGLGFERLVMYLTGISNIRDVCAYPRTVGNAEF
- a CDS encoding aminotransferase class I/II-fold pyridoxal phosphate-dependent enzyme; the encoded protein is MSLIYSSMSRQALESVMSESKAVYDGYVSQKLKLNMSRGRPCAEQLDLTRDMLSVIGPDSDFAASSLDVRNYGGLTGIDEIKDIFAPIIGAEKDEIIAAGNSSLNLMYDLVADGMLYGYSESTPWTAQSKRIKFICPAPGYDRHFAICEMLGIEMLTVKMNSDGPDMDEVCSLCENDESIKGIWCVPKYSNPTGVTFSDNVVRRFAEMSPKAKDFRIFWDNSYVIHDLNAESDHLLNLFDELKVRGKEDELFMFTSTSKITFAGAGIAFAAMSKANIKLVSSRLSIRTIGYDKINQLRHVRYFKNTKNIYDHMRLHANILRPKFKLVDDILSARLSGTGIASWTKPNGGYFISLDLMPGTAKRTWSLAKDAGVILTNVGATFPYGKDPADSNIRIAPTNVTLNELETALEVLCVCSKIAACEKLLSNK